From a single Serratia surfactantfaciens genomic region:
- a CDS encoding TonB-dependent receptor, with translation MSTTRRRLSAPRKSLCLAAAWVGSALAAPSAFAADCDKARNATGCEEHLTVEAASPAGRYDALNAVSRSASQLGLTAQETPRSVDIISARAIQQRGDRSLAAAVEHATGLSGVASPTLSNNFSARGFRPIAWLYNGVEMPGSTLQLGDPAHYDSIEVLRGPGSALNGLSAAGGSVNLISRRPTFSRQPFELDYGLGSYRSQRLHLGAGGALVDDAVAYRLDVSGNDSGSNVQDERDRQKRVSGSLLFKLTDDALLTLSLDRMLNRTNNPYYGTPLLDGRIAGELRDINYNNLTDSRIQSNATAFQAGLDWFMTPEVEWHNQFYYYSGFREWRNVERFRVAAAARLGDVNRDSFGALAHDDDLIGNRSSLVFDRAIVGFDNRLLVGFDLSKRHFQYYSNGFPGSEDVPLGAPPREPFAQGTDRQRAPVRHVTQNQYAAFLEDRFSLTERLALLGQLRYNHMNMDWRFQGPQEESRAHTYVFSTWSLGPSYALTDNLRLYANYTTGQEPGNDLFFLGPTQTDLPLTRARQWEAGAKGQFWGNKGQATLALYELRKDNLFVPDAQRPDALNAVGRQTSRGIELGVVLRPDERWELAGNAAYTHARYDDYRGGSPLRSYNGNRPAYIPDWTANLSVHYQATARLGLASSLRYVGSSYNDDANQRKMRAYTTLDLAADYQLTPIVDVGFRIRNATNQLYAYQRTYPDQALIAPPRSYETFVSVRF, from the coding sequence ATGAGTACGACACGCCGGCGTCTTAGCGCGCCCAGAAAATCTTTATGCCTTGCCGCCGCATGGGTCGGCAGCGCCTTGGCGGCGCCGTCGGCTTTCGCCGCCGACTGCGATAAAGCCCGCAATGCCACGGGATGCGAAGAACATCTCACCGTGGAGGCGGCGTCCCCCGCCGGGCGCTACGATGCGTTGAACGCCGTGAGCCGCAGCGCGTCGCAGCTTGGGCTGACCGCTCAGGAGACGCCGCGCAGCGTCGACATCATCAGCGCGCGGGCGATCCAACAGCGGGGCGACCGCTCGCTGGCCGCCGCCGTCGAGCACGCCACCGGCCTGTCCGGCGTGGCCTCGCCGACGTTATCCAATAACTTTTCCGCCCGTGGTTTCCGGCCGATCGCCTGGCTGTATAACGGCGTGGAGATGCCCGGCAGCACGTTGCAGCTGGGCGATCCGGCGCATTACGACAGCATCGAGGTGCTGCGCGGGCCGGGATCGGCGCTGAACGGCCTGAGCGCAGCGGGCGGCAGCGTCAACCTGATCTCGCGGCGGCCGACCTTCAGCCGCCAGCCGTTCGAGCTCGATTATGGCCTCGGCAGCTACCGCAGCCAGCGCTTGCATCTGGGAGCCGGCGGTGCGCTGGTGGACGATGCGGTGGCGTACCGGCTGGACGTCAGCGGAAACGACAGCGGTAGCAACGTGCAGGACGAACGCGATCGGCAGAAACGGGTTTCCGGCTCGTTGCTGTTTAAGCTGACGGACGATGCGCTGTTGACGCTGAGCCTGGACCGCATGCTCAATCGTACCAACAACCCTTATTACGGCACGCCGCTGCTGGACGGGCGCATCGCCGGCGAGCTGCGCGACATCAATTACAACAACCTGACCGACAGCCGCATCCAGAGCAACGCCACCGCATTTCAGGCCGGTCTTGACTGGTTTATGACGCCCGAAGTGGAATGGCATAACCAATTCTATTACTACAGCGGCTTTCGCGAATGGCGCAACGTCGAGCGTTTTCGCGTCGCGGCGGCGGCCCGGCTCGGCGACGTCAACCGCGACTCCTTCGGCGCCCTGGCGCATGACGACGATCTGATCGGCAACCGCAGTTCGCTGGTGTTCGACCGCGCCATCGTCGGTTTCGATAACCGGTTGCTGGTCGGCTTCGACCTGAGCAAGCGGCATTTCCAGTACTACTCCAACGGCTTCCCCGGCTCGGAAGATGTGCCGCTCGGCGCGCCGCCCAGAGAGCCGTTCGCTCAGGGTACTGACCGCCAACGCGCGCCGGTGCGCCACGTCACCCAGAACCAGTACGCCGCCTTTCTCGAGGATCGCTTCAGCCTGACCGAGCGTTTAGCGTTGCTGGGCCAGCTGCGCTACAACCATATGAACATGGACTGGCGCTTCCAGGGGCCGCAGGAAGAGAGCCGCGCGCATACCTACGTGTTCAGCACCTGGAGCCTGGGCCCCAGCTATGCATTGACCGATAACCTCAGGCTCTACGCCAACTACACCACCGGCCAGGAGCCGGGCAACGATCTGTTCTTCCTCGGCCCAACGCAGACCGACCTGCCGTTGACGCGGGCGCGCCAGTGGGAGGCCGGCGCCAAAGGGCAGTTCTGGGGTAACAAGGGCCAGGCGACGCTGGCGCTGTACGAACTGCGCAAGGACAACCTGTTTGTGCCTGACGCGCAGCGGCCGGATGCGTTGAACGCGGTAGGCAGGCAGACGTCGCGCGGCATCGAGCTTGGCGTGGTGCTGCGCCCCGACGAGCGCTGGGAGTTGGCCGGCAACGCCGCCTACACGCACGCCCGCTACGACGACTATCGCGGCGGCAGCCCGCTGCGCAGCTACAACGGCAATCGCCCGGCCTATATCCCGGACTGGACCGCTAATCTCAGCGTGCATTATCAGGCGACGGCGCGCCTGGGGCTAGCGTCTTCGCTGCGCTACGTTGGCAGCAGTTACAACGACGACGCCAATCAGCGCAAGATGCGCGCGTACACCACGCTCGATCTGGCGGCGGACTATCAGCTTACGCCGATCGTCGATGTCGGTTTCCGTATTCGCAACGCCACCAACCAGCTGTACGCCTATCAGCGCACTTACCCGGATCAGGCGCTGATCGCGCCGCCGCGCAGCTATGAAACCTTCGTGTCGGTCAGGTTCTGA
- a CDS encoding ABC transporter substrate-binding protein, whose protein sequence is MKHSFYSLLYALGLMWGVSLPANAVSLHNCGAMRDYPQAPQRVLVYANPALENLLALGLVDRAIGVVGYDRARDPAPTASADALRAPISPAPPTAEALLLMRPDFVYSASYYWLHSPETPDRTRLAEWDIGTYLSPGACSGQQSAIAAALTFEDIFTELRELARIFNVSRAGEALIARLRGQLRALEAQRAQLPHLRLLWWYAGAQTPYVAGCCGAPGLLSRSIGSENLFGDLPELWPMVSWEVIAARDPDAIVLGDLPRGGLGDSAADKIAFLEHHPLTARLRAVRQRRYVILPGYDMDPSARTVAALGRLIRGLAALPPQAPTFSNKEP, encoded by the coding sequence GTGAAACATTCGTTTTACTCGCTGCTGTATGCCCTGGGCTTGATGTGGGGCGTTTCGCTGCCCGCCAATGCCGTCAGCCTGCACAATTGCGGAGCAATGCGCGATTACCCACAGGCGCCGCAGCGGGTGCTGGTCTACGCCAATCCGGCGCTGGAAAACCTGCTGGCGTTGGGGCTGGTTGACCGGGCGATTGGCGTGGTCGGGTATGACCGCGCACGCGATCCCGCGCCGACGGCGTCGGCCGATGCGCTGCGGGCGCCCATCAGCCCGGCGCCGCCCACGGCGGAAGCGTTGCTGCTGATGCGGCCGGATTTTGTCTATTCTGCCAGCTATTACTGGCTGCACAGCCCGGAAACGCCCGATCGGACGCGGCTGGCGGAATGGGACATCGGCACCTACCTCTCTCCCGGCGCCTGCAGCGGCCAGCAAAGCGCGATCGCCGCCGCGTTGACGTTCGAAGACATTTTCACCGAGCTGCGGGAACTGGCGCGCATTTTCAACGTCAGCCGCGCCGGTGAAGCACTGATCGCGCGGCTGCGTGGGCAGCTGAGAGCGCTTGAGGCGCAGCGCGCACAGCTGCCGCATTTGCGGCTGCTGTGGTGGTATGCCGGCGCGCAAACGCCCTACGTGGCGGGCTGCTGCGGCGCGCCAGGTTTGCTGAGCCGCAGCATCGGCAGCGAGAACCTGTTCGGCGATCTGCCCGAGCTGTGGCCGATGGTGTCCTGGGAGGTCATCGCCGCGCGCGATCCGGATGCGATCGTGCTTGGCGATCTGCCGCGCGGCGGCCTCGGCGACAGCGCGGCCGACAAGATCGCCTTTCTGGAACATCACCCGCTGACCGCCAGGCTGCGCGCCGTGCGTCAGCGGCGCTACGTGATCCTTCCCGGTTACGACATGGACCCTTCCGCCCGCACCGTGGCGGCGCTGGGCCGTTTGATTCGGGGCCTGGCGGCGTTGCCGCCGCAGGCGCCGACTTTTTCCAACAAGGAACCTTGA
- a CDS encoding class I SAM-dependent methyltransferase, which translates to MTAVSFSSLLDSWDRQQAAYIAEREARFNAQLEVLALAAGQDFHVVDLACGPGSLSLRILQRFPQARVTAIDLDPLLLAVARGALAAYGDRIRILQADLADPACFSALSGPAPQAAVSSTALHWLMPEQQLALFRNVAGLLADGGVFLNADHQRYDHRHPRLKALAERHDEQTQQRAWDNGVEDWDRWFAGALQSPALAAYQAEREALFAGRPVPPPTPVGFQLAALRQAGFSEVGTVWQLLDDYVIAGWK; encoded by the coding sequence ATGACTGCCGTTTCATTCTCTTCGCTGCTGGACTCCTGGGATCGCCAGCAGGCGGCCTACATCGCCGAACGCGAAGCGCGTTTTAACGCCCAGCTGGAGGTGCTGGCGCTGGCCGCCGGCCAGGATTTTCACGTGGTGGATCTGGCCTGCGGCCCGGGGTCGCTAAGCCTGCGCATTTTGCAGCGTTTTCCGCAGGCCAGGGTCACCGCCATCGATCTCGATCCGCTGCTGCTGGCGGTGGCGCGCGGCGCGTTGGCGGCGTACGGCGATCGGATCCGCATTCTGCAGGCCGATCTGGCGGATCCTGCCTGTTTTTCCGCGTTGTCCGGCCCCGCGCCGCAGGCGGCGGTGTCCAGCACGGCGCTGCACTGGCTGATGCCGGAACAGCAGCTGGCGCTGTTCCGCAACGTCGCCGGGCTGCTGGCCGACGGCGGCGTGTTCCTCAATGCCGATCATCAGCGCTATGACCATCGCCATCCGCGGCTGAAAGCGTTGGCGGAGCGGCATGATGAGCAGACCCAACAGCGCGCCTGGGACAACGGCGTCGAGGATTGGGATCGTTGGTTCGCCGGTGCGCTGCAATCGCCGGCCTTGGCCGCTTATCAGGCCGAGCGCGAAGCGCTGTTCGCCGGTCGTCCGGTACCGCCGCCGACGCCGGTGGGCTTCCAGCTTGCGGCCCTCAGACAGGCCGGTTTCAGCGAGGTGGGGACGGTATGGCAGCTGTTGGACGACTATGTGATTGCAGGCTGGAAATAG
- a CDS encoding FecCD family ABC transporter permease: MSRRLLPGREASWLLLLAAALPLALLGATLSGPAPIAWRDVFGVSGGTATDAEVYQRIIWSLRIPRALLAALAGAGLALAGTVLQSLTRNPLADPWVLGISSGAGVGAVTVLVLGLGGGLLSVSGGAFIGALGAFALVMLLAGRSLQGESTLFILAGVAVTQLLSALTSLITLWQADANATRGVMFWLLGSFSDARWPQVGLCGLALAAVLLLCWLRAGELDALAFGGVTAASLGVAVAPLKLLLYVATTALTAAIVAFSGAVGFIGLTVPHVARRLVGSRHRLLLPASALCGALFAVAADTLARTLFAPRELPVGVLTALLGVPVFLLLLYRKVNA; this comes from the coding sequence ATGAGCCGGCGGTTACTGCCCGGTCGTGAGGCGAGTTGGCTGTTGCTGCTGGCGGCGGCGTTGCCGCTGGCCCTGCTGGGGGCCACCTTGTCGGGGCCTGCGCCGATCGCGTGGCGCGACGTCTTCGGCGTCAGCGGCGGCACGGCTACCGATGCCGAAGTGTATCAGCGCATCATCTGGTCGCTGCGCATACCGCGCGCGCTGTTGGCGGCGCTGGCCGGCGCCGGGCTGGCGTTGGCGGGCACCGTGCTGCAGTCGCTGACCCGCAACCCGCTGGCCGATCCCTGGGTGCTGGGGATCTCCTCCGGCGCCGGTGTGGGGGCGGTAACGGTGTTGGTATTGGGGCTGGGGGGCGGCCTGCTGTCGGTGTCCGGCGGCGCGTTTATCGGCGCGCTGGGAGCGTTTGCGTTGGTAATGCTGCTGGCCGGGCGTTCGCTGCAGGGGGAGTCCACGCTGTTTATTCTGGCCGGGGTGGCGGTGACGCAGCTGCTCTCCGCGCTGACTTCGCTGATCACCCTCTGGCAGGCGGACGCCAACGCCACGCGCGGCGTGATGTTCTGGCTGCTGGGATCGTTCAGCGACGCGCGCTGGCCGCAGGTCGGGCTGTGCGGGCTGGCGCTGGCGGCGGTGCTGCTGCTTTGTTGGCTGCGGGCCGGTGAGCTGGACGCGCTGGCTTTCGGCGGCGTGACCGCCGCTTCGCTGGGTGTGGCGGTAGCTCCGTTGAAGCTGCTGCTGTATGTGGCGACCACCGCGCTGACGGCGGCGATCGTCGCGTTCAGCGGCGCGGTGGGATTTATCGGGCTGACGGTGCCGCACGTCGCCCGGCGGCTGGTCGGTTCGCGGCATCGGCTGTTGTTGCCAGCCAGTGCGCTGTGCGGCGCGCTGTTCGCCGTGGCGGCGGACACGCTGGCCAGAACGTTGTTTGCTCCGCGCGAGCTGCCGGTCGGGGTGCTGACCGCACTGCTGGGGGTGCCGGTATTCCTGCTGTTGCTGTATCGGAAGGTCAATGCATGA
- a CDS encoding ABC transporter ATP-binding protein, which translates to MTIEKTCSGLCAEAVSWRTGARTVLENLSFCALPGEVTGVLGVNGSGKSTLLKLLAGLQPAAGGRVWLEGREITAFSGRERARRIAFLEQSAPGGFALPVKEAVLLGRLAHTGRWRGFGAEDRRLAEQAMEQVGISHLADRDWQRLSGGERQRVHLARALAQQTPWLLLDEPANHLDIAHQQQFMALLRRLKLSVVVTLHDLNLAACYCDRVALLQRGGVCAAGAPRQALTPENIRAVYGVEARLAAPAGYAPPLIYYPAPG; encoded by the coding sequence ATGACGATTGAAAAAACGTGCTCTGGCCTGTGCGCCGAGGCGGTGAGCTGGCGAACGGGCGCCCGCACGGTGCTGGAAAATCTCAGTTTCTGCGCCTTGCCCGGTGAGGTCACCGGCGTGCTCGGCGTCAACGGCAGCGGTAAATCCACGCTGCTCAAGCTGCTGGCCGGGCTGCAGCCCGCCGCCGGGGGCCGCGTTTGGCTGGAAGGGCGCGAAATTACCGCGTTTTCCGGGCGGGAGCGCGCCAGGCGCATCGCCTTTCTCGAGCAATCCGCCCCCGGCGGCTTCGCGCTGCCGGTGAAGGAGGCGGTGCTGCTGGGGCGCCTGGCCCATACCGGCCGCTGGCGCGGTTTCGGCGCCGAGGATCGCCGCCTCGCCGAACAGGCGATGGAGCAAGTGGGCATCAGCCACCTGGCCGATCGCGATTGGCAGCGGCTGTCCGGCGGCGAACGGCAGCGGGTGCATCTGGCGCGCGCACTGGCGCAGCAAACGCCGTGGCTGCTGCTGGACGAGCCCGCCAATCATCTGGATATCGCCCATCAGCAGCAGTTTATGGCCTTGCTGCGGCGGCTGAAACTCAGCGTGGTGGTGACGCTGCACGATCTTAATCTGGCGGCCTGTTATTGCGATCGGGTCGCGCTGCTGCAGCGGGGCGGGGTCTGTGCGGCGGGCGCGCCGCGGCAGGCGCTGACGCCGGAGAACATACGCGCGGTATACGGTGTGGAGGCCAGGCTGGCGGCGCCCGCCGGCTATGCGCCGCCGTTGATCTATTACCCCGCGCCGGGATGA
- a CDS encoding AcrZ family multidrug efflux pump-associated protein: MLELLKSLLFAVVMVPVVMALILGLIYGFGEVFNVFSKVGRSKENRTQH, translated from the coding sequence ATGTTGGAATTATTGAAAAGTCTGTTGTTTGCCGTGGTGATGGTGCCGGTGGTGATGGCGCTGATTCTCGGCCTGATCTACGGTTTTGGCGAAGTGTTCAACGTCTTCTCCAAAGTGGGGCGTTCGAAAGAAAACCGCACCCAGCACTAA
- the modA gene encoding molybdate ABC transporter substrate-binding protein produces MKQQWTKWVGGIVLASGLVAQASAAEKITVFAAASLTNALQDIATQYQKGKDVQVVSSFASSSTLARQIEQGAPADLFISADQQWMDYAIDKQQMVKDTRYTLLGNELVLIAAKSDKQDKIAIDKQTDWAKLLNGGRLAVGDPDHVPAGIYAKEALEHLGAWSALEPKLARANNVRSAMALVERGEAPLGIVYGSDAVASDKVKVVGVFPEDSHKPVEYPMAIVKDRQNPTVSAFYTYLKSPEAAAIFEHYGFTPRK; encoded by the coding sequence ATGAAACAGCAATGGACTAAATGGGTTGGCGGGATCGTTCTGGCATCGGGTCTGGTGGCTCAAGCTTCGGCGGCGGAAAAGATCACCGTGTTCGCCGCCGCGTCGCTGACCAATGCGCTGCAAGACATCGCCACCCAGTATCAAAAAGGCAAGGACGTGCAGGTGGTTTCCTCCTTCGCTTCGTCCTCGACGCTGGCGCGCCAAATTGAGCAGGGCGCCCCGGCCGATTTGTTCATCTCCGCCGACCAACAGTGGATGGATTACGCCATCGACAAGCAGCAGATGGTGAAAGACACGCGTTACACGCTGCTGGGCAACGAACTGGTGCTGATCGCCGCCAAGAGCGATAAGCAAGATAAGATCGCCATCGACAAGCAGACCGACTGGGCCAAGTTGCTCAACGGCGGCCGCCTGGCGGTGGGCGATCCGGATCATGTGCCGGCCGGCATCTACGCTAAGGAAGCGCTGGAACACCTGGGCGCCTGGAGCGCATTGGAGCCGAAACTGGCGCGCGCCAACAACGTGCGCAGCGCCATGGCGCTGGTGGAGCGCGGTGAAGCGCCGCTCGGCATCGTCTACGGCTCCGACGCGGTCGCCAGCGACAAGGTGAAAGTGGTGGGCGTCTTCCCGGAAGACAGCCACAAACCGGTTGAATATCCGATGGCGATTGTGAAAGATCGTCAAAATCCGACGGTCAGCGCTTTCTATACCTATCTGAAGAGCCCGGAAGCGGCCGCTATTTTCGAACATTATGGATTCACCCCGCGTAAATGA
- the modB gene encoding molybdate ABC transporter permease subunit, translated as MILSEYEWQAVELSLKVSGLAVVCSLPFGILMAWVLVRCRFPGKALLDGVIHLPLVLPPVVVGYLLLIAMGRRGVIGEWLYDWFGFSFSFSWRGAALASAVVAFPLMVRAIRLALEAVDTRLEQAARTLGANPWRVFFTITLPLSLPGVIVGVVLAFARSLGEFGATITFVSNIPGETRTIPLAMYTLIETPGAEAAAARLCAIAIVLSLASLMVSEWLARWGRKRMGV; from the coding sequence ATGATTTTGAGTGAGTACGAGTGGCAGGCGGTTGAGCTGAGCCTGAAAGTATCCGGTTTGGCGGTGGTCTGCAGCCTGCCGTTCGGCATTCTGATGGCCTGGGTGCTGGTGCGTTGCCGCTTCCCCGGCAAGGCGCTGCTGGACGGCGTCATTCACCTGCCGCTGGTGCTGCCGCCGGTGGTGGTCGGCTATTTGCTGTTGATCGCCATGGGGCGGCGCGGCGTTATCGGCGAGTGGCTGTACGACTGGTTCGGTTTCAGCTTCAGTTTCAGCTGGCGCGGCGCCGCGCTGGCGTCGGCGGTGGTGGCGTTTCCGCTGATGGTGCGCGCCATCCGGCTGGCGCTGGAGGCGGTGGATACCCGGCTGGAGCAGGCGGCGCGCACGCTGGGCGCCAACCCGTGGCGGGTGTTTTTCACCATCACGCTGCCGCTGTCGCTGCCCGGCGTCATTGTCGGCGTGGTGCTGGCCTTCGCCCGCTCGCTGGGGGAGTTCGGCGCCACCATCACTTTCGTCTCCAACATTCCCGGGGAAACCCGCACCATTCCGCTGGCGATGTATACGCTGATCGAAACGCCGGGGGCGGAGGCCGCCGCCGCGCGCCTGTGTGCGATCGCCATCGTGCTGTCGCTGGCTTCGCTGATGGTGTCCGAATGGCTGGCCCGCTGGGGCCGCAAACGGATGGGGGTGTAA
- the modC gene encoding molybdenum ABC transporter ATP-binding protein ModC, with protein sequence MLELDFSQQLGDLNLNVRADLPAQGITAIFGLSGAGKTSLINAIGGLTRLQQGRIVLNGRTLADTATGQCLPPEKRRIGYVFQDARLFPHYRVRGNLQYGMAAGMRAQFNTIVELLGIGPLLNRLPLTLSGGEKQRVAIGRALLTAPELLLMDEPLASLDLPRKRELLPYLERLAQDVNIPILYVSHSLDEILRLAEQVMVLDRGEVRAFGGLEEVWASSALRPWLQREDQSSVLRVSVIEHHQRYAMTALALGDQRLWVSGIDAELGTQLRIRINAADVSLVLQPPVNSSIRNVLPAKVSECLDVDGQVEVKLAVGEHVLWARITPWARDELAIRPGQWLYAQVKSVSISRESR encoded by the coding sequence ATGCTGGAGCTGGATTTCTCGCAGCAGCTGGGCGATCTCAATCTCAACGTCCGCGCCGATTTACCGGCGCAGGGCATCACCGCGATTTTCGGCCTGTCCGGCGCGGGCAAAACCTCCCTGATCAACGCCATCGGCGGCCTGACTCGCCTGCAGCAGGGACGCATCGTGCTCAACGGCCGCACGTTGGCGGATACCGCCACCGGCCAGTGCCTGCCGCCGGAAAAGCGCCGTATCGGCTACGTGTTTCAGGATGCGCGGCTGTTTCCGCATTATCGGGTGCGCGGCAACCTGCAGTACGGCATGGCGGCCGGCATGCGCGCGCAGTTCAACACCATCGTCGAGCTGCTGGGCATCGGGCCGTTGTTGAACCGGCTGCCGCTGACGCTCTCCGGCGGTGAAAAGCAGCGGGTGGCGATCGGCCGAGCGCTGCTGACCGCGCCGGAACTGCTGCTGATGGACGAACCGCTGGCCTCGCTCGATCTGCCGCGCAAGCGCGAGCTATTGCCGTATCTGGAGCGGTTGGCGCAGGACGTCAACATCCCCATCCTTTACGTCAGCCACAGCCTGGACGAGATCCTGCGCCTGGCCGAGCAGGTGATGGTGCTGGATCGCGGCGAAGTGCGCGCATTCGGCGGGCTGGAAGAAGTCTGGGCCAGCAGTGCGCTGCGGCCGTGGCTGCAGCGTGAAGATCAGAGCAGCGTGCTGCGCGTCAGCGTGATCGAGCATCATCAACGTTATGCCATGACGGCGTTGGCGCTTGGCGATCAGCGGCTGTGGGTCAGCGGCATCGACGCCGAATTGGGCACCCAACTGCGCATCCGCATCAACGCCGCTGACGTTTCGCTGGTGCTGCAACCGCCGGTCAACAGCAGCATTCGCAATGTGTTGCCGGCCAAGGTGAGCGAGTGTCTGGACGTGGACGGGCAGGTGGAAGTGAAACTGGCGGTCGGCGAACACGTGCTGTGGGCGCGAATTACGCCGTGGGCGCGCGATGAACTGGCGATCCGCCCTGGGCAGTGGTTGTATGCGCAGGTGAAGAGTGTATCCATCAGCCGCGAGAGCCGCTAA
- a CDS encoding pyridoxal phosphatase — protein sequence MSYRVIALDLDGTLLDNQKRILPQSLEALAQARAAGVQVVVVTGRHHVAIHPFYQALQIDTPAICCNGTYLYDFQQKKVLAADPLAKDQAKQVLQMLKQTDIHGLMYVDDAMLYQEPSGHVTRSLAWAETLPAAQRPTLLQVGSLAQAADDAQAIWKFATSHADIPALREFADTVEKELGLACEWSWHDQVDIAKGGNSKGKRLRQWVESQGLSMDQVVAFGDNYNDISMLEAVGLGVAMGNADDAIKERADLVIADNLQPGIAEVIRTRVL from the coding sequence ATGAGCTACCGCGTCATCGCCCTCGATCTTGACGGCACCCTGTTGGACAACCAAAAACGCATCTTACCGCAGTCGCTGGAAGCGCTGGCGCAGGCGCGCGCCGCCGGCGTCCAGGTGGTGGTAGTCACCGGCCGCCACCACGTCGCCATCCATCCGTTTTACCAGGCGCTGCAGATAGATACCCCGGCCATCTGCTGCAACGGCACCTACCTGTATGATTTTCAGCAGAAAAAGGTGCTGGCTGCCGATCCGCTGGCGAAAGATCAGGCCAAGCAGGTGCTGCAGATGCTCAAGCAGACCGACATTCACGGGCTGATGTACGTCGACGACGCCATGCTGTATCAGGAACCGAGCGGCCACGTGACCCGATCGCTGGCCTGGGCCGAGACACTGCCGGCGGCACAGCGCCCGACGCTGTTGCAGGTCGGCAGTCTGGCGCAGGCGGCCGACGACGCGCAGGCGATCTGGAAATTCGCCACCTCGCATGCCGATATCCCCGCGCTGCGCGAGTTTGCCGACACGGTGGAGAAAGAGCTGGGGTTGGCGTGCGAATGGTCCTGGCACGATCAGGTGGATATCGCCAAAGGCGGCAACAGCAAAGGCAAGCGCCTGCGCCAATGGGTAGAGTCACAGGGATTGAGCATGGATCAGGTGGTGGCGTTCGGCGACAACTACAACGACATCAGCATGCTGGAAGCGGTTGGGTTGGGGGTGGCGATGGGCAACGCCGATGACGCCATCAAGGAACGCGCCGATCTGGTGATCGCCGATAACCTGCAGCCGGGCATTGCCGAGGTGATCCGCACCCGCGTGCTGTAA